In one window of Cytophagaceae bacterium ABcell3 DNA:
- a CDS encoding PKD domain-containing protein gives MLAFNSLAGLALSPATLGDCNTPCNIPAGVTGFSHCLVVTNGGDNPDLESADEPCDGTLRWAILKANTLTGGTYIKIEVAEFESITSLPAIERKVYLHGLPGMARPNSIIKLTEGSDGSIVKDCNFFELYFDNTSGIQIYNTKLALFDAKYASGIEIYESNITHIELENCQQVTVGSIGGGNIIGSIESKHSGGFVFQGNFIGNDGTSRIESAGGPIRLEDCNNVMIGGSVPGASNVIGGGSFRDLVLQSCTDVSVLGNKIGTNAAGTDGFNSVEAIYLSACTDITIGGTGENEGNLISDHRAKGIFIASGNTNLYIRGNKIGTDITGTKPLPNKDGIAFHTSGGSSNNTNIVIEGNLLSGNTSNGIWMINESGSVKVRNNIIGLTADGNTALANENCGILVDYCSGDIEIGAPGAGNTISGHQPGEDFRNQNGYGILLKNSSNTKIRANRIGTDISGTVAIGNYDGINISATSENNTIGGTSEAGNIIAGNHNGIYVTWGSRNNEIIGNHIGITAEGSILPNENGIYFDGVNQNKVGLVGAGNTVAGNRYNGIVVAGNNQTTISGNSIYESGKAISLVNNGNDNKEAPDIEFADVSSDRLLTVSGTAGNGDIVELFTSDASGLHAYEYLGRVSADNNTGEWEISIFDFNSPRGYVVATATSTGAYSSPGSTSELSKPYSVPVFVPEIRAFFTYVSSCENKTVNFEPLYDQSGASYHWDFGDGHTFRGRIASHTYEEEEKYNVTLTVRVGEHSHSEAREVLVGAPRADFDISDACLGQPAIPVNVHEGYSSYNWTVYDMDGEVVDHQENDRPQFLFSEKGQFRIVLEVVVNNGGETCRATEERTLEVNDGVQARIDYFTQNACIDAEALFTAVRVRDAHYSWTSTGPSGLTETFSSRREARHRFTEAGNHKVTLTVSNGGCQSTAEGYVRVAPRPDLSLAPHEDIFLCAGGGTVSLPRVTVRQTNGEFRIRWSRLDPLSGEEKFVGGQRDQVVSHAGTYYVRVENACGLSEPLSVQVDEKMPPVAAVEQLSPETCKGAQDGSAKVSVDLSGSEGSQFEIRWSSLDADAGINQSVRENLGAGNHYIKVTDRNGCVSVHTLTIEDASPAVSVRTEASSCEGNTGVAHAEVTGGAPSFNYQWFAGNSTEPISENTDGSLVDCAPGRYRVVVTDGNNCTVNASGHLGRMSTDLRVKTSPSCGDSEVKVTAEAVLYGGAENNTDPSLFAWNWQRREGPDYVPVESTGGAEIYLGPGDYRLEVTSSGCSNQQEFTIDRGDEIELTAEEVSAPQCRTGRASIIALASGGVTPLQYSWREVGNEEVLSVSARYEEAVADQTYEVEVTDKRGCTRTAEVSTGVLPVYAVEWKQPQSGLPCEAEVVFRKDGVVQYNDNSEYRYQWQVIRKDNNYEIDPGEVDVDVPLTEEGTLKPWFYVLTVKETRYVEGINHEPWKAYELPAGKYMVTVQDENGCFARTSEIYEVHPPSPKYFAVSFAWKKPDMDIEPEDVGDYKEEIAEAAAQMQRDILEKTDQCLASAEETAAGTLGEFCYHEDAVKDQLTISYSLDYYHYTLYYYDRAGNLTKTVPPQGVKPLDEEEVQAHIDHRKNGGMAELANPEHAMATEYTYNSLDQLVEQETPDGGITRFIYDHVGRLRFSQNDEQALPIEGQTRFSYTKYDKLGRVIEVGEHSGSTSFEDLRELAHEYNEEDAFMSFPAEGNHEITRTYYTFPSENISYYGQRPRFLKNNVSYVIRDKDGDFDTKEDQSRTHYSYDPHGNVEWLVQEVPGLGRQYLKYEYELVSGNVTEVRYNERGEDAFYHRYEYDADNRILAVHTSADGTVWEQDGNYEYYDHGPLKTAGIGHDKLQELNYTYTIHGWLKAVNNPHEGEVAQNGYVKDVFAFSLGYYRGDFKSGNNSLNQLHGSFEKELFNGNISSWTSFKALDLPQNGGSEQFKDGLTAREFSYDQLNRIKSSKFYTPEASTGQVNWELQANRFSTTYSYDGNGNLYHLGRHGRDNLIDNLRYEYYGEGTADAKNMLKRVTDEHDVAGNGMENDLKGTITYKYDRKGNLVAETGEHRFIDLNGDGELESHEEFVSTKLMEWDTYGKISAVYDYLENVQDNSRIRYVHYFTYDATGNRISKQEIKQENYEGAAPVIAGDGPHLENYYELIAAARGEHSPLEEVKTTYYVRDASGNVMSVYKRRIEAGEVPDTYLARFSLEEQPIYGSSRIGQHTPNKDMGEVAFTAGEFNGLSLNAMPRAARATLQNWLTASNRISEIDGQQSCACRIDRIDFGGGDVEPKGSFMGYNTNNIAVAEDYDGHLQFYTATTESYMGSENPVMLVFDRDGKLMENSYGMISSAKGKSIVMQSPERSQWYYIFTTSEQGVPYYHIVDMSAQGYGTTLGAAGRVISKNNVLDASGQYTYGRHFTFIEDRISNEGIVYAVRYRAPETADEPGLAQLVYFELRQGEMSAPVLLTGFESYDAEGAGELTLSEDGRILAYFNRKQHIAGFGYQSISIERLELEADHRTATVLSPISGTLAGTDDKGSVDFSGDGNMLYYNQHGLYIHNLTGSQSNIWAWGSSTQSALEGGAYGDVRRQGEVYIGSRNETQLKDVLAGGITLPDGDGFGLSGYLPVQGYRIRPAGREVFTREVGRKVYELADHLGNVQVVINDMRMMVEVQTASGNAVWEDRVAIVSSNEYYPFGMMMSTRSYSSSSYRYGFNGQEKDDEISGSGNSCVFTFRVHDARLGRFLSVDPLSSTYPWNSPYSFAESSPIAFIDLEGLERYYAPNGDHLGTYGTSTEIRVVKQDYVEAASDMLRNPQNYTEGTLTYFLSGALSVSLSGYAEDVTDVLNDAPLQTWANNGQNCNTAARAQMTDAGVTTYGSSNVIQTDVNNTAQTSYQNSAGVTVNRPQLSENKAGGAIYVMTQLKSGNPVMVGVKESTSTSTYIDVYNINALTGHFIVISGMSVDANGNITFRYYDNASPATGKSLDNQLQLNTTTGAMRDDSDIPVGGVESYEVSEVRTNQ, from the coding sequence ATGTTAGCGTTCAATTCGCTCGCAGGCCTAGCCCTTTCACCCGCTACTCTTGGGGACTGCAACACGCCGTGCAATATACCTGCTGGCGTAACAGGGTTTTCTCACTGCCTTGTGGTTACCAATGGTGGTGATAACCCTGATTTGGAAAGCGCAGATGAACCCTGTGACGGCACGCTCCGCTGGGCTATTTTAAAAGCAAATACCCTTACAGGTGGAACCTATATTAAGATTGAAGTTGCTGAATTTGAATCGATAACTTCTCTCCCAGCAATCGAGCGGAAAGTTTACTTGCATGGTTTGCCTGGTATGGCAAGACCTAATAGTATTATAAAATTAACAGAAGGTTCCGATGGAAGTATTGTTAAGGATTGTAACTTCTTTGAACTTTATTTCGATAATACTTCTGGTATTCAGATATATAATACGAAGCTTGCTCTCTTTGATGCTAAATATGCTTCTGGAATTGAAATATATGAATCAAACATTACTCATATAGAATTAGAAAATTGTCAGCAAGTGACTGTTGGTTCTATTGGTGGTGGTAATATAATAGGTTCTATAGAGTCGAAGCATTCCGGAGGCTTTGTTTTTCAGGGTAATTTTATTGGGAATGATGGTACGTCTCGTATAGAATCAGCTGGAGGCCCTATTAGGCTTGAGGACTGCAATAATGTTATGATTGGAGGCAGTGTCCCTGGCGCTAGCAATGTGATTGGAGGTGGCAGTTTCCGTGATTTGGTTCTGCAATCGTGTACGGATGTTTCTGTTTTGGGTAATAAGATTGGAACTAATGCTGCTGGTACAGATGGTTTTAATTCAGTAGAAGCTATATACTTGTCTGCTTGTACTGATATTACTATTGGCGGTACTGGAGAAAATGAAGGGAACCTTATTTCTGACCATAGGGCCAAGGGTATCTTTATAGCTTCTGGAAACACGAACCTTTACATTCGTGGAAACAAAATAGGTACAGACATTACTGGTACAAAACCACTCCCCAATAAAGACGGCATCGCTTTCCACACATCTGGGGGAAGCAGTAATAATACAAACATAGTCATAGAAGGCAACCTATTGTCTGGAAACACTTCCAATGGTATCTGGATGATTAATGAAAGCGGTAGTGTAAAGGTCAGGAATAATATTATCGGGCTTACGGCAGACGGCAATACTGCTTTAGCCAACGAAAATTGCGGTATCCTTGTAGACTATTGTTCAGGGGATATTGAAATTGGTGCGCCTGGAGCGGGCAATACAATTTCAGGACACCAACCGGGCGAAGATTTTCGCAATCAGAACGGGTATGGTATTTTACTTAAAAACTCAAGTAACACCAAAATACGTGCCAACCGTATAGGAACGGATATCAGCGGAACTGTGGCCATCGGTAATTATGATGGTATAAATATTTCAGCAACCTCCGAAAACAATACAATAGGTGGTACATCGGAAGCAGGAAACATTATTGCCGGAAACCATAATGGTATTTATGTGACTTGGGGCTCCAGGAATAATGAAATTATAGGTAACCATATAGGAATTACTGCTGAAGGAAGCATTTTGCCTAATGAAAATGGTATCTATTTTGATGGCGTAAACCAAAATAAAGTTGGCTTGGTGGGAGCTGGTAATACAGTAGCCGGAAATAGATACAACGGGATAGTTGTTGCTGGAAACAATCAAACCACCATTAGTGGAAATAGTATCTATGAGTCGGGTAAAGCAATCAGCCTTGTTAATAATGGGAATGACAATAAGGAAGCCCCTGACATTGAATTTGCAGACGTAAGCAGTGACCGGCTCTTGACCGTGAGTGGTACAGCCGGCAATGGGGATATTGTGGAACTGTTTACCAGTGACGCTTCGGGATTGCATGCTTATGAATACCTGGGCAGGGTAAGCGCCGACAATAATACCGGCGAATGGGAAATTAGCATTTTTGACTTTAATTCACCACGAGGATATGTGGTGGCCACGGCTACCAGTACAGGTGCATACAGCTCCCCTGGGAGTACCTCAGAACTGAGCAAACCTTATTCTGTACCTGTTTTTGTGCCTGAAATTAGGGCTTTTTTCACCTATGTATCCAGTTGCGAAAACAAAACTGTCAACTTTGAACCGCTTTATGACCAAAGTGGCGCAAGTTATCACTGGGATTTTGGTGACGGACATACTTTTAGGGGAAGGATTGCTTCTCATACGTATGAGGAAGAAGAAAAATATAATGTTACCCTTACGGTGCGTGTTGGGGAACACAGCCACAGTGAGGCGCGTGAAGTGCTTGTAGGCGCACCAAGGGCTGATTTTGATATCTCCGATGCATGTCTCGGCCAACCGGCTATTCCTGTAAATGTGCATGAAGGCTATAGCAGCTACAATTGGACAGTGTATGATATGGATGGTGAGGTTGTTGACCACCAAGAAAACGATAGACCGCAATTTCTCTTTTCTGAAAAAGGGCAATTCCGTATTGTATTGGAGGTTGTGGTCAACAATGGTGGGGAAACTTGCCGGGCCACTGAAGAGCGTACGCTTGAGGTCAATGACGGTGTACAGGCTAGAATTGATTATTTTACACAAAATGCGTGTATTGATGCAGAGGCCCTTTTTACTGCAGTACGTGTGCGTGATGCCCATTATAGCTGGACTTCAACTGGACCTTCTGGACTGACCGAAACTTTCAGCAGTCGTCGTGAGGCCAGGCACCGTTTTACCGAGGCTGGCAACCATAAAGTTACCCTGACCGTGAGTAACGGTGGCTGTCAATCTACTGCCGAAGGGTATGTTCGGGTAGCACCGCGCCCTGACTTGTCTTTGGCGCCACATGAGGACATTTTCCTATGCGCTGGCGGTGGCACGGTATCGCTTCCGCGTGTAACGGTGAGACAAACCAATGGGGAGTTTCGTATCCGTTGGTCAAGGCTGGACCCTTTGTCTGGTGAGGAAAAGTTTGTCGGAGGGCAGAGAGACCAGGTTGTGAGCCATGCAGGTACCTATTACGTGAGGGTGGAAAATGCTTGTGGGCTTAGTGAGCCTTTGAGCGTGCAAGTGGATGAAAAAATGCCGCCGGTGGCAGCAGTGGAACAGCTTTCTCCAGAAACATGTAAAGGGGCGCAAGACGGTAGTGCCAAGGTTAGTGTAGACCTCTCTGGCAGTGAAGGGTCTCAGTTTGAAATACGTTGGTCCTCGCTCGATGCTGATGCAGGGATCAACCAGAGTGTACGTGAAAACCTCGGTGCTGGAAACCATTATATAAAAGTTACCGATAGGAATGGCTGCGTTTCGGTGCATACGCTTACTATTGAAGATGCATCACCTGCGGTGTCTGTCCGTACAGAAGCCTCTTCTTGTGAAGGCAATACGGGCGTGGCCCATGCCGAAGTTACAGGTGGCGCACCTTCTTTTAATTATCAATGGTTTGCAGGAAATAGTACAGAACCTATCAGTGAAAACACCGATGGCTCGTTGGTCGATTGTGCCCCTGGACGCTACCGGGTAGTGGTTACCGATGGCAATAACTGTACGGTTAATGCTTCTGGACATTTAGGGCGTATGAGTACCGACTTGCGTGTTAAAACCAGCCCTTCTTGTGGGGACAGTGAAGTGAAAGTTACAGCAGAGGCTGTGCTTTATGGTGGTGCGGAAAACAATACAGACCCTTCGCTTTTTGCCTGGAATTGGCAACGTAGGGAAGGGCCTGACTATGTACCCGTGGAGAGCACCGGGGGAGCAGAAATATATTTGGGACCTGGTGACTACCGCTTGGAAGTAACCTCCTCTGGTTGTAGTAACCAACAGGAGTTTACCATTGACCGGGGCGATGAGATAGAACTTACGGCTGAAGAAGTGTCCGCGCCGCAATGCCGCACAGGACGGGCTTCAATCATTGCGCTTGCCAGTGGTGGTGTTACTCCTCTCCAATACAGTTGGCGTGAGGTGGGCAATGAAGAGGTGCTTTCTGTCAGTGCCCGCTACGAAGAGGCGGTCGCTGATCAAACTTATGAAGTAGAGGTTACCGATAAAAGGGGATGTACCAGGACCGCTGAGGTCTCGACGGGTGTGCTGCCTGTCTATGCTGTGGAGTGGAAACAGCCTCAGAGTGGATTGCCATGCGAGGCAGAAGTGGTATTCCGAAAAGACGGGGTAGTACAGTATAACGACAATTCAGAATATCGCTACCAATGGCAAGTAATTAGAAAAGACAACAATTATGAAATAGACCCTGGTGAAGTGGATGTAGATGTGCCTCTTACGGAAGAAGGTACCTTAAAGCCTTGGTTCTATGTCTTAACGGTAAAGGAAACCCGCTATGTAGAAGGCATAAACCACGAGCCATGGAAAGCTTATGAATTGCCGGCGGGCAAGTATATGGTAACGGTGCAAGATGAGAACGGTTGTTTTGCACGGACCAGCGAAATATATGAGGTGCATCCTCCATCTCCTAAGTATTTTGCGGTGAGCTTTGCCTGGAAAAAACCGGACATGGATATAGAACCCGAAGACGTGGGAGATTATAAAGAAGAAATTGCCGAAGCTGCCGCCCAAATGCAGCGCGACATTCTTGAGAAAACAGACCAGTGTCTGGCAAGTGCAGAGGAAACCGCTGCTGGTACCTTAGGCGAGTTCTGCTACCACGAGGACGCTGTGAAAGACCAGTTGACCATTAGTTACAGCCTAGATTACTACCATTATACATTATATTATTATGACCGTGCGGGCAATCTTACTAAGACTGTTCCGCCTCAGGGGGTAAAACCGCTGGATGAAGAAGAGGTTCAGGCGCATATCGACCACCGTAAGAATGGTGGTATGGCAGAGCTGGCAAACCCGGAGCATGCCATGGCTACGGAATACACGTATAACAGTCTCGACCAATTGGTAGAGCAGGAAACGCCCGATGGTGGCATCACTAGGTTTATTTATGACCATGTAGGCAGGTTGCGTTTTTCACAGAACGACGAGCAAGCGCTGCCGATAGAAGGCCAAACACGTTTTAGCTACACCAAATATGACAAGTTGGGTAGGGTGATAGAAGTGGGTGAACACAGTGGCAGCACTTCTTTTGAAGATCTTAGGGAATTGGCGCATGAATACAATGAAGAAGACGCTTTTATGAGCTTCCCGGCCGAGGGTAACCATGAAATTACCCGTACCTATTATACCTTCCCTTCTGAAAACATCAGTTATTACGGACAAAGGCCACGGTTCCTCAAAAACAATGTTTCTTATGTGATCAGGGACAAGGACGGGGACTTTGATACCAAAGAGGACCAAAGCCGCACCCACTATAGTTACGACCCACACGGCAACGTGGAATGGCTGGTACAAGAAGTGCCCGGGCTTGGTAGGCAATACCTGAAATATGAATATGAACTTGTGAGCGGCAATGTGACGGAAGTCCGCTACAATGAACGCGGCGAGGACGCATTCTACCACCGTTATGAGTACGATGCGGACAACCGTATTTTGGCCGTACACACTTCTGCCGACGGTACTGTGTGGGAGCAGGATGGAAACTATGAATATTATGACCATGGCCCGCTTAAAACAGCAGGTATTGGACACGATAAATTACAGGAGCTGAACTATACCTATACCATACATGGATGGCTTAAAGCTGTGAACAACCCTCACGAAGGGGAGGTAGCCCAAAACGGTTATGTAAAAGATGTTTTTGCCTTTAGCCTTGGCTATTACCGTGGCGACTTTAAAAGCGGTAACAACAGCTTGAACCAGCTCCATGGCAGCTTTGAAAAAGAACTCTTTAACGGTAATATCAGCAGTTGGACGAGCTTTAAAGCCCTTGATCTTCCGCAAAACGGAGGTTCCGAACAATTTAAAGATGGACTTACGGCAAGGGAATTCTCCTACGACCAGTTGAACAGGATCAAATCCAGTAAATTCTATACCCCTGAGGCAAGCACAGGGCAGGTCAATTGGGAGCTTCAGGCCAACCGGTTCAGCACCACCTATTCTTACGATGGGAATGGAAACCTTTACCACCTGGGGCGCCATGGCAGGGACAACCTGATAGACAACCTACGGTACGAATACTATGGCGAAGGTACAGCGGATGCCAAAAACATGCTGAAACGGGTGACCGACGAGCACGATGTGGCCGGAAACGGCATGGAAAACGACCTGAAAGGCACCATTACCTATAAATATGACCGGAAGGGCAACTTGGTGGCAGAGACAGGAGAGCACCGTTTTATTGACCTTAACGGCGATGGTGAGCTGGAAAGCCATGAAGAATTTGTGTCCACCAAATTAATGGAATGGGATACCTATGGAAAGATTTCGGCTGTGTATGATTACCTGGAAAATGTGCAGGATAACAGCAGGATTAGGTATGTCCACTACTTTACCTATGATGCCACAGGCAACCGGATTTCCAAGCAAGAGATCAAACAAGAAAATTATGAGGGGGCTGCACCGGTTATTGCCGGCGATGGGCCGCACCTTGAAAACTATTATGAGCTTATTGCGGCTGCCCGTGGAGAACACAGCCCCTTGGAAGAGGTGAAAACCACGTACTATGTGCGGGATGCTTCTGGCAATGTGATGAGCGTGTACAAACGGCGCATAGAGGCCGGAGAGGTGCCTGATACCTATCTGGCAAGGTTTTCCCTGGAAGAGCAGCCTATTTATGGCAGCAGTAGGATTGGGCAACATACCCCTAACAAAGACATGGGCGAGGTGGCATTTACTGCCGGTGAGTTTAATGGCCTTAGCCTGAACGCCATGCCAAGGGCGGCAAGGGCTACGCTCCAAAACTGGTTGACCGCCTCTAACCGCATCAGCGAAATAGATGGACAGCAGTCTTGCGCCTGCCGTATAGACCGGATAGACTTTGGTGGAGGCGATGTTGAACCGAAGGGCAGCTTTATGGGTTACAACACCAATAATATAGCCGTAGCGGAAGACTATGACGGCCACTTGCAGTTCTATACTGCTACCACCGAAAGTTACATGGGTAGCGAAAACCCGGTAATGCTGGTTTTTGACAGGGACGGCAAACTGATGGAGAACAGCTATGGCATGATCTCTTCGGCCAAAGGCAAGTCTATTGTCATGCAGTCTCCGGAAAGGAGCCAGTGGTATTATATCTTTACAACCAGTGAGCAAGGTGTTCCGTACTACCATATCGTGGATATGTCTGCCCAAGGCTATGGAACCACCCTCGGTGCGGCAGGAAGGGTCATCAGCAAAAATAATGTGCTGGATGCTAGTGGCCAATATACCTATGGCAGACATTTTACGTTCATTGAGGACAGGATCAGTAACGAAGGTATTGTTTACGCCGTACGCTACCGTGCACCAGAAACGGCAGACGAGCCGGGACTGGCACAGCTGGTATACTTTGAGCTGAGGCAAGGCGAAATGTCAGCACCAGTACTCTTGACTGGCTTTGAAAGTTACGATGCAGAAGGGGCTGGCGAACTTACCCTTTCTGAAGACGGTCGCATTCTTGCTTATTTCAATAGAAAACAGCATATTGCAGGCTTTGGGTACCAGTCCATAAGCATAGAACGCTTAGAGCTGGAAGCCGATCACCGGACCGCCACCGTACTTAGCCCTATTAGCGGTACACTGGCAGGAACTGACGACAAAGGTAGCGTCGACTTTAGTGGCGATGGCAACATGTTGTACTATAACCAACATGGTCTGTACATCCACAACCTTACCGGCAGCCAGTCCAATATTTGGGCTTGGGGCAGCAGTACACAGTCGGCACTTGAAGGCGGTGCGTATGGTGATGTGCGGCGACAAGGCGAAGTGTACATTGGTTCACGCAACGAAACACAGTTGAAAGACGTACTTGCGGGAGGCATTACACTGCCAGACGGAGACGGTTTTGGTCTTTCGGGTTATTTGCCGGTACAAGGCTACCGGATCAGGCCTGCAGGGCGCGAAGTGTTTACCAGGGAAGTGGGCAGGAAAGTATATGAACTTGCAGATCATTTGGGCAATGTCCAGGTAGTGATCAATGACATGCGGATGATGGTGGAGGTGCAGACAGCTTCGGGCAATGCCGTATGGGAAGACAGAGTGGCCATAGTGTCATCGAATGAGTATTATCCATTCGGTATGATGATGTCCACCAGGTCGTACAGCAGTTCGAGCTATAGGTATGGGTTTAACGGACAGGAAAAGGACGACGAGATATCAGGCTCTGGGAACAGTTGTGTATTTACCTTCAGAGTCCATGATGCACGATTAGGAAGGTTTTTATCTGTGGATCCATTATCGTCGACTTATCCATGGAATTCTCCATATTCATTTGCAGAAAGCAGTCCAATTGCTTTTATAGATTTGGAAGGATTGGAAAGGTATTATGCTCCAAATGGCGATCATTTAGGCACATATGGTACTTCAACGGAAATTAGAGTGGTTAAGCAAGATTATGTAGAAGCAGCATCTGATATGTTAAGAAATCCGCAAAATTATACTGAAGGTACTTTAACTTATTTCTTATCAGGTGCATTAAGTGTTTCCTTAAGCGGATATGCAGAAGATGTGACTGATGTATTAAATGATGCTCCATTACAAACATGGGCAAATAATGGTCAAAATTGTAATACTGCTGCCAGGGCACAAATGACTGATGCTGGTGTAACGACATATGGATCAAGTAATGTGATTCAAACAGATGTAAATAATACTGCACAGACATCCTATCAAAATTCAGCAGGTGTAACTGTTAACAGACCTCAACTGTCGGAAAATAAAGCTGGAGGGGCAATTTATGTAATGACTCAATTAAAATCAGGTAATCCGGTAATGGTAGGAGTAAAAGAATCAACTAGTACATCAACTTACATTGATGTGTATAATATTAATGCTTTAACAGGCCATTTTATAGTTATATCTGGTATGAGCGTTGATGCTAATGGCAATATCACTTTCAGATATTATGATAATGCCTCTCCGGCAACAGGTAAAAGCTTAGATAATCAACTTCAATTAAATACTACAACAGGAGCTATGCGTGATGATTCAGATATACCTGTAGGTGGAGTTGAAAGTTATGAAGTAAGTGAAGTTAGGACTAATCAATAA
- a CDS encoding SIMPL domain-containing protein (The SIMPL domain is named for its presence in mouse protein SIMPL (signalling molecule that associates with mouse pelle-like kinase). Bacterial member BP26, from Brucella, was shown to assemble into a channel-like structure, while YggE from E. coli has been associated with resistance to oxidative stress.): protein MAIYHFDIYSPLTRVHKAIKTGFHAILKKTPSIVSLSLTVILACAAFTSQAQLENIPLVSVRGEAVVKVLPDHAIITVNVPKQVFKANLHPASYPTLFQTENNQIRMAGVNDIDIVYPIEQIFSTDSMLFIQKDYILSVKDINKLGRVVFELLRRGFRNFEISYRSTAIQEHKREARNLAIENARQKAVAYIKGTGQALGSIHSITELEIPPINYYTSKEIYSEQELKGESYIYNPGHISIPCFVDVSFDLIK from the coding sequence ATGGCTATATATCATTTCGACATCTACTCGCCTTTAACAAGGGTGCATAAGGCAATAAAAACAGGCTTTCATGCTATTTTAAAAAAAACTCCATCAATCGTTTCTCTAAGTCTAACTGTAATTTTAGCCTGTGCGGCCTTTACCTCTCAAGCCCAGCTCGAAAACATCCCTCTGGTTTCAGTAAGAGGAGAAGCGGTGGTTAAAGTTTTACCAGACCATGCGATTATAACTGTCAATGTTCCGAAACAAGTATTTAAGGCCAATCTGCACCCAGCTAGTTACCCCACGTTGTTCCAAACCGAAAACAACCAAATAAGAATGGCAGGTGTAAATGATATAGATATCGTATATCCCATAGAACAAATATTTTCCACAGACAGCATGCTGTTCATCCAAAAAGATTATATCTTGTCAGTCAAAGACATCAACAAGCTCGGCAGAGTTGTTTTTGAGCTTCTTAGAAGAGGCTTTCGAAACTTTGAGATAAGCTACCGTTCCACGGCTATTCAAGAACATAAAAGGGAAGCCCGAAATTTAGCCATTGAAAACGCCCGCCAAAAAGCAGTTGCCTATATCAAGGGGACAGGTCAAGCCCTCGGAAGTATCCATAGCATAACAGAGCTAGAGATACCGCCTATCAACTATTATACATCCAAAGAAATATATAGTGAACAAGAGCTAAAAGGCGAATCATACATTTACAATCCAGGACACATCTCAATTCCTTGTTTTGTTGATGTAAGCTTTGATTTAATTAAATAG